The following coding sequences are from one Triticum dicoccoides isolate Atlit2015 ecotype Zavitan chromosome 4A, WEW_v2.0, whole genome shotgun sequence window:
- the LOC119285885 gene encoding T-complex protein 1 subunit zeta 1-like — MVSAEGRQVDEHVKKIIELKYKVRSGSYNNFVVINQKSIGLPSIDLLDRVGVLQILFIDQEILICDMVNLSFLSHEPWTFRICARQLRS, encoded by the exons ATGGTTTCTGCTGAGGGACGTCAAGTTGATGAACATGTCAAGAAGATCATTGAATTGAAATATAAG GTTCGGTCAGGAAGTTACAATAATTTTGTGGTGATCAACCAGAAAAGCATTGGTCTTCCATCCATCGATCTCCTAGATAGAGTAGGG GTTCTGCAAATTTTATTCATAGATCAGGAAATTCTaatatgtgacatggtaaatctcaG TTTCTTATCTCACGAGCCATGGACATTCAGAATATGTGCAAGGCAATTAAG ATCATGA